CGCCGGCCGCCGGGGATCGGCCTGGATCAAGGTCAAGCCGAGGCACACCCTCGACCTGGTGGTGCTGGCCGTCGAATGGGGGCACGGGCGGCGCACCGGCCTCCTGTCCAACCTCCATCTCGGTGCCCGGGATCCGGAGACCGGCGGGTTCGTGATGCTGGGCAAGACGTTCAAGGGCCTCACCGACGAGCTGTTGCGGTGGCAGACCGAGCGGCTGCTGGAGCTGGAGACGCACCGTGACCGCTGGACGGTCCACGTGCGGCCGGAGCTGGTGGTCGAGATCGCCTTCGACGGCATCCAAACCTCGTCCCGCTATCCGGGAGGGATGGCGTTGCGGTTCGCCCGGGTGCTGCGCTACCGCGAGGACAAGACCGCCGCGGAGGCCGACACCGTGCAGACCGTACGCGACATCCACACCGGATCCCCCGCAAGCGGCGCCAAACCATCCTGACCGGGACGAAGCTGGCGACTTCCTCGCGACGAACACTCCCCGTGTCGGGAATTCGTCCGACCGTCCGGGACGTTTACCTGGGTGAGCGAGATCTCGGGCGTCTCACGGGCCTGCCACCGGGTCCGCGTCCCGAGCCGGGAGGGAAGTCATCTTGCCAGTGCGCCGCCGCCACGCCGAAGACCTCGTCGAAGACCGCGACCTCGTAGGCCGCTACCTCGACGAGATCTCGCGAACGCCGCTGCTCGACGCGGCGCAGGAAGTCGAGCTCGCGAAGGCCATCGAGGCCGGTCAGCTTGCCGAGCAACTCCTCGACGGAGGCCGCACGGGAATTCCGGCGCAGAGGTCGGCCGGTGCGACCCTGGACGAGCTGACCTGGATCAGCGACGAGGGCCGCAGGGCCAAGCGTCACTTCCTCGAGGCGAACCTTCGACTTGTCGTTTCCATCGCGCGCCGTTACGGACGATCCGGCCTGCCGTTGCTCGACCTGGTGCAGGAGGGCAACACCGGCCTGATCCGCGCGATCGAGAAGTTCGACTACACCAAGGGTTACAAGTTTTCCACGTACGCCACGTGGTGGATCCGCCAGGCCATCACGCGCGGAATCGCCCAGCAGGCGCGGGTCGTCCGGCTTCCGGTGCATGTGGTCGAGGACCTGAACGCCCTGGGCGCCGCCCGTCGCGCGCTGGAGCGCGAGCTTGGGCGCGACCCGGAGACGGCCGAGCTGGCCGCCCAGCTCGGTGTCGGCGAACACCGGGTGGAGGAGCTCGTGAGCTGGGGCCGCGACCACGTGTCCCTGGACGTCACCGTCGACGACGACGGCGAGACCTCTCTCGGCGACCTGGTCGCCCGTGACGTCATGCCGGGCCCGGACGAGACGGTCGTCGCCGCCGAGTCCAGCTCGCGGCTCGCCGCGCTGATCGAGACCCTCGACGACCGGTCCGCGGAGATCGTCCGGCTGCGGTACGGCCTCGACGACGGCCGCCCGTGGAAGCTCGCCGAGATCGCCGACCGGTTCGGGCTCTCCCGCGAGCGGGTTCGCCAGCTCGAGCGCGACGCCCTGCACCGGCTCCGCAAGATCGCCGAGCCCGACCTGGTCGGGCCCAACGCGGCCTGACCCTCCGTAGCCGGCCGCCGGCTCGACCCCGAGCGGCCGGCTCGAAGCACTTCCGGCCCCCGTGCCCCGGACGCCCCGGTCGTCTGGGGCACGACCATGTCCAGCCTCGACCTGTCCCGCCCAGTCCCCGACCTGTCCCGCCGCCCAGTCCCCCGATCATCAGCGGCCGGCGCGCCGCCCTGGGCCCCGCCGTCGGCCGCGGCACGGGCGCAACACCCTCTCCCCGGAACATTGTCCTGACATCCGTACGACTGACCGGACCCGGACAGCCAGCGCCGTCCGTTCGCGCGCTACGGTAAGTCCCCACATCGGTTGCCCGGAGAACGCGCAGAGAAGTACGCCCGGAAGAGCGAGGGAGAATCCCATGGACACGGCGGAAGGCAGGCCGGGTCCGGACGCGGCCACCCAGCCCACTGGTTCCAACGCCGGCCCCAACGACCCCACCACCCCGTGGGAGCTGGGCCGGGTCGTCGGCCGAGGGCCCGCCCACGACCCGATGGCCGCGCTGCGCCGTCCCGACGACCCGCCGTTCGACGTCTTCCTGTCCGGCACGGTCTTCCTGGACATCATCTTCACCGGCCTGGCCGGCCCGCCCACCAGCGGAACCGAGATATACACCGACGGCATGGGCTGCTCCCCCGGTGGCGTCGCCAACCTCGCGATCGCCCTGTCCCGGCTCGGGCTGCGCACCTCTCTCGCCGCGGCGTTCGGACACGACGTGTACGGCGCGTTCTGCCGGCGCACCCTCGAGCAGCAGGAGGACGTCGACCTGACGGCCTCGCGGGAGTTCCCCCACTGGCACTCGCCGGTCACGGTGTCGCTGGCCTACCAGGCCGACCGCAGTCTGATCACCCACGCGCACGAGCCGCCGCTGTCCGCCGACGAGATGATCGCCACCAGCGGGCCGCCGCGCAGCCGGGCCTGCTTCGTCGATCTCGCCCCGGAGATGGAGGACTGGGCCCGCAAGGCGGCCGCCGAGGGCACCCGGGTGTTCGCCGACACCGGCTGGGACCCGACCGAGCGGTGGTCGCAGGAACTGCTGGAACGACTCCGCTCCTGCTACGCGTTCATGCCCAACACGCCGGAGGCGATGGCGTACACCCGCACCGACACCCCCGAGGCGGCCCTCTCCAAGCTCGGCGACCTGGTGCCGGTGGCGGTGGTCACCCGCGGCAGCAAGGGTGCGCTGGCCGTCGACAACGAGACCGGGGAGCACGCCGACGTGCCCGCGCTTCCGGTGGAGGCACTGGACGCGACCGGCGCCGGCGACGTCTTCGCCGCCGGGTTCGTCACCTCGACGCTGTCCGGGTGGCCGTTGCTGCACCGGCTCCGGTTCGCCAACCTGTGCGCCGCACTGTCCGTACAGCACTTCGGCGGCTCGCTGTCGGCGCCGGGCTGGGCCGACATCGCCGGCTGGTGGCAGGTCGCCAAGCGGGTTCCGGGCCTCGGTGACGTCGCCAAGGACTACGCGTTCCTCGACGAGGTGGTGCCGCACGACCCGGTCGGCGCGGTGCGCCGGGCCAGTGCGACCATCGGCTTCCAGACCGACGGCGTGGAGCCGTAGGCCGAGCTTCAGGCTCAGCCCGCGAGGTCCGGCAACAGCTCCGGCGGCCGCGGGCCGTCCCGGAAAAAACGAGTCTGCCCGCCGGGCGGTGGACCGGCGGGCAGACGTTTCGTGACGGGCGTCAGCAGTTGATCGCGCCGCTTCCGGCCTTGGTCCACCGGCAGGTGTCCTGGGTCGCGGCCGAACCCGATCGCAACGTGGCCGTGTCGCCGGTGTTGTTCCAGATGTAGGCACCTCGCTTCAGCGTGAAGCTGCCGAAGGTGTACACGTGGCGCTGCGCGTCCCGCACCGTCCACCCGCGCAGGTTTACCGAGGTCGTACCGATGTTGCGGACCACGACGTACTCCGCGTTCAGGCTCTTGTTGCTGCGGTTGTCACTGCCGGGCGAGTCGTACTGGATCTTCCCGAACCGGATCACGGTGGCCGCGTCCGCGCTGCCCACGAACGGCCCTGGCGCGCTGAGCACCGCCACGCCCGTCATCGCCACACTCAGCGCCGCCACGAAGGCGGACACGGTCGACCGAATGTCCCCCCACTGGACCTGCCGCCGCCGCGCGCCGGCGAGAAGAAGCCCACGGAGTCCGTACGGACGAATCCCCGTGGGAAGAACGCCATCGAGCCGGACCGATGGCGGCAAGGCAGACGCTACGGCGAGGGCGACGAAGGAACGTCAACTCCGTCTTGCGTACCGGTTGGCCCGGCAGCGACACGTGGAGGACGGTGAACGCGAGGACGCGGTGGCGACGACCAGATGTCGTCACCACCGCGTCCGCGTGCCTTCCGGGTGCTGCCTCGAGGAGCCGGAACCGCCTACCTGCGCGGCCGGGTCCTCAGCCGGCGGAGTTGCGCTTGACCCACCCCCACGCGGCCGTCGCGAGGAACAGCACAAGTGCGACGAAGCCCAACCACAGCAGGCCCTTGACCAAGAAGCCGAGGATGCTGAGTACCAGCCAGACGATCGCGATGATCAGCAGGATCCGAAGCATGGTTAACCTCCTGCGCACACCCTACGCCCGGTGATCGGCCCGGGCGCTTGGGCGACATCCCCGAGCCGACCCCGAGATCTCCCTGAGAAGACCGACCGGTCAGGCGGTCTCGATCCGGCTGGACCTCGCCCACAGGTTGATCCCGGCCTCCACCGCGTGCTGGTCGATCTCGTCCAGCTCGGCTTCGGTGAAGTCGAGCCGGTTCAGCGCGGCCACGTTGTCCTCGAGCTGCCCGATGCTGCTCGCACCGACGAGGACCGACGTCATCCTCGGGTCGCGCAGCGCCCACGCCAGCGCCATCTGTGCCAGCGACTGCCCCCTGCGCTGGGCAATCGCGTTCAGGGAACGGATGTGGCCGAGGTTCTTCTCCGACAGCTGGTCCGGGGACAGCGACTTGCCCTGCGAGGCCCGCGAGCCCTCCGGAATGCCGTTGAGGTACTTGTCGGTGAGCATCCCCTGCGCCAGCGGGGAGAAGGCGATGCAGCCGGCCCCGGCGTCCTCCAGCGCGTCCAGCAGCGCCTCCTCGATCCAGCGGTTGAGCATGCTGTACGACGGCTGGTGGATGAGCAGCGGCGTGCCCAGGTCCGCAAGGATGGCCGCGGCCTTGCGGGTGTCCTCCGGGGAGTACGACGAGATCCCGGCGTACAACGCCTTGCCCTGGCGCACCGCGGTGTCCAGCGCGCCCATCGTCTCCTCCAGCGGAGTGTCCGGGTCGAACCGGTGGGAGTAGAAGATGTCGACGTAGTCCAGCCCCATGCGCGAGAGGCTCTGGTCGAGGCTGGCGAGGAGGTACTTGCGCGAACCCCACTCGCCGTACGGGCCCGGCCACATCAGGTAACCCGCCTTGGTGGAGATGACGAGTTCGTCGCGATAGGGCGTGAAGTCCTGCCTGAACAGCTTTCCGAAGTTGAGCTCGGCCGACCCCGCCGGCGGGCCGTAGTTGTTGGCGAGGTCGAAGTGGTTGATGCCGAGGTCGAAGGCCCGCCTGAGGATGCCCCGCTGCCGTTCCAGCGGCACGTCATCACCGAAGTTGTGCCACAGGCCCAGTGAGACGGCGGGCAGGTGCAGGCCGCTGGCACCGGAGCGGCGGTACTGCATCGTGTCGTAACGGTCGTCGGCAGCGTTGTATCCCATGTCTGCGGAGTCTTCCACGACCGTCTGACGGACCGACGGCGAGCTACCGGTGGTGGTCACCGCACCTCCTATGCTGGGGGCGGCCCTGGCGCACGTGTCACGGCCGATCACGCGCCGGAACGACCCATCGGCGGCCGATCGCGACCCACCACGACCGCACACGACCCGGACGGGGACCGGACCATGCTCCTGGCGGAGGATCTGCTGCTGTTGCTCCTCGACGACAGCACCGGCCGGCCGGTGACCGACGGCACCAAGCTCGACCACGCCCTCGCCGGTGCGGTCCTGCTCGAACTGACCCTGCGCGGGAAGGTCGACGTCGCGGGTCCGGGCGAGGACGTGCGCAAGGGACGCCTGGTCGTACGCGAGGAGACCCCGACGGGCGAGCCGATCCTCGACCAGGGCCTGGCGATCCTGGACGCCCGGGAGGGCAGCAAGCCCGCGAACGTCCTCGGCAAGCTCGCGAGGGGGCTGCGGGAGCGACTGCTCGCCGGCCTCGCCGACCGCGGGGTACTCCGGCAGGAGAAGGGCCGCGTTCTCGGCATCTTCCCCACCACGCGGTGGCCGGCCGAGGACTCCTCGCACGAGAACTCCCTGCGCGCCACGTTGTCGGGTGTGCTGGTCCAGGGCCTCACCCCGGACGCCCGGATCGGCGCACTGGTGTCGCTGCTGGCCGCGATCGACGTCGTGCCGAAGGTCGTCGACGCCCCCGACCGTCGGTCGGTCCGGCGGCGGGCCAAGGAGATCTCCGAGGGTGCCTGGGCCGCGGACGCGGTGAAGATGGCGGTCGCCGCGGTGAACGCCGCGACGATGGCCGCGGTCACCGCCGCCACCGCCTCCACGACCGCGACGAACTGAAGGGACCGCTGATGGCGCCGGGCTCCCTGCGGGTGGGGCCGCTCGACCTCGACCCGGGCGAGCTGACCTGGCGATTCTCCCGGGCCAGTGGACCCGGCGGGCAGGGCGTCAACACCACCGACTCCCGGGCCAGCGTGTCGTTCGACATGGCGCACTCACCCGCGCTGAGCGAGGCGGCACGGACTCGGGCCACCGCCCGGCTCGGTGACCGGCTGGTGGACGGCGTACTCACCGTCACAGCGTCCGAGCACCGGTCCCAGCTGGCCAACCGGCGCGCGGCGCTGGCCCGGCTCGGGATGGTGCTCGAGCAGGCGCTCGCGCCCCCGCCGAAGGCGCGCCGGCGTACCCGCCCGTCCCGCGGTTCGGTGGAACGCCGGCTGTCGTCAAAGAAGCGGCAGAGCGACGTCAAGCGGATGCGCCGCCGGCCCGACTACTGACGGGTGGCCGGTCGGTCGGGCCGCCCGTACGCGCCCCGGCGCTCGAGCGAGCGGGCTCAGTCGCGCCGGCGAGGAAGCAGTTTGCGTACGGCGTCCGGCACCCGTACGGGCAGACCTGCCGGCAGTCGGGAGGTCGACTCCTCACCCGGCCGGACGCGTCGGTTCAGGTCGGCGTGTTCGAGGAGCTCGGCCAGCGGCCGGTCGACGTCGGGGTAGGACGCGATCGGCGACTCCCCCGCGAACACCACCCACACCTGCTCACCCCGATGAAAAACCCGCAGCACCGAGCCGTCGACTACGGTCCCGGCGTGCTTCAGCGCCTGCCGGCGGTTGCCCTGGCGGGCGAGCGCGTTGGTGACGGCGCGCTGGGCCGGCTCGCGTCCGTGCTTGACCGCCTCGTAGGCCAGCGGGCCGTACTTCACGGCGTAGTTGATCACGCTCCTGGTGAACTTTCCCTTGCCGGCCACGTGGCCCACCTCCGCTGATCGGCTACCGGCAGTGTCCCACGGCCGGCGGCCTCAGTCCTGTGCCTGTGCCCGGCCGGCGAGCGCCTCCACCATCGTCTCGGTGAACCTTTCGGCGAGGGTGCCGCCGGGGTCGAGGTCGGGGTCGAAGACCGTGACGTCCAGTCCGCGGCAGCGCGGGTCGGCCAGCATGGGGCCGAGCAGCGCGGCGAGCTCGGAGTGTTCCAGCCCGCCGGGGCAGGGCGAGTCGACGGCCGGCATCACCAGGGGGTCGAGGACGTCGGCGTCCACGTGCACCCAGAACCCGTCCAGTTCGCGCAGGTACCGCACCGTCTGGCTGGCGATCCGCCGGGCGCCCTCGGCCCGGATGGCGAGGGCGGTCCGGACCGGTATGCCGAGGTCGGCGAGCTCGGTGAGGTGGACGTCGTTGTCCCGGATGCCGAGCACCACGGCGTCCCGGTCGCGGACGTACGGCGCCAGGCCGTCGATGTCGGCGAGGTCGTCCTGCCCCCGGCCCGTCACCAGCGCGAGGTCCTCCCCCGCGGCGGCACCCACGTAGTCCGCGCCGTCGCCCAGGTGGCGGAAGTCGGAGTGGCCGTCGACGAACACCAGGCCGTGCCGGCCGTGCCGGCGCAGGGCGAGTGCCGGGCCGAGCAGGATGCTGCAGTCACCGCCGAGCACGACGAGGAAGTCGCCGTCGGCCAGTCGTACGCTCAGCCTGTCGGCCAGGCGGCGGGTGAAGTCGGCGATCGCAGCGGCGTTGATCACCCCGTCGCCGGGCTTCCAGCCGGTGACGTCGTAGCGCGGCGGCACGACGCAGCCGGCGTCGGTGGCGCGGCTGCGGGCCACCAGGCCGTTGTCGCGCAGGGCACCGGCCAGCTTGTAGCAGCCGGGCACGACACCGGGCGAGGGCATCGCCAGACCGAGGTTGGACGGCGCGTCCAGGACGCAGATCCTGCCCATGGCGCGATCGTAACCGTCCGGAACCGCTGTCAACGTCGGCTTGCGTTCGAACGCCGGCGCCTGTCGCGGCCCCCTCCGGCGGGCCGCCGGGCGGCGTGCGAGGCTGAGGTGTGCCCGACCGCCGACCACCCGCCCGGACCCGGCGTGCCACCAACCGCGACCAGGTTGGTTCCGCACAGTCCGCCAGATCAGCCAGGTCCGCCGTTCCCGCCGGGACCCACCCGATCGACACCGGCGAGGTCACCCTCACCGCCGACCCGGGGGACCCGGGCGGGTGGTTCGTGATCGTCAACGGCGTCCCGAGCTCCTACGTCCACCTGGGCGATCCGACCCGGCTGGACTTCGAGTACGTCCGCTGGACCGGCGACATCCTGGACCACCTGCCGTCCGGCCCGCTGCGGGTCACCCACCTCGGCGGCGCCGGCTGCACCCTCGCCCGCTATGTCACCGCCACCAGGCCGGGCTCGCGGCAAGTGGTGTTCGAGATCGACGGCGCTCTGGTCGACCTGGTGCGGGAAGGCTTCGGGCTCGTACGCGACCGCGGTATCCGGGTGCGTACCGGTGACGCCCGCGCCGGCCTGGCGTCGCTGCGGGACGGCTCCCAGGACGTGGTGATCCGGGACGCGTTCACCGGCAACCGGGTGCCCGGGCATCTGACCACGCTGGAGTTCGCGCACGAGCTGGTGCGGGTGCTGGACGCGTCGGGCGTCTACGTCGCCAACGTCGCCGACCGTACGGAGCAACGCCACGCCCGCGCGGAGGCGGCCACCCTGCGGGAGGTGTTCGCCCACGTGGCGCTCATCGCCGAGCCGTCACAGCTGCGCGGCCGCAGGTACGGCAACGTGCTCCTGCTGGCCTCCAACGCCGAGTTGCCGCTGGACGGGCTCACCCGCCGGCTGGCCTCGGGTGCGGTCCGGGCCCGGCTGGTGCTGCCGGACCGGGTGGCCGAACTCGTCGCCGGTCTGCGGCCGCTGCGCGACCCGGCCGAGCCTGACAAGATCGTCGAGGACGACCTCACCGAGGGCGAGCCACCGCGAGAGCGTACGGAGGACACGTGGGCATGACGGCACCGGACGTTCGGCTGCGTACGGTCGAGGATGCCGACCTTGCGTACTTCTTCGTCCACATGCAGGACCCGGAGGCGATCCGGATGGCGGCGTTCACCCCGGCCGATCCCAGCGACCGCGACGCGTTCGAGACCCGCTGGCAGCGCATCCGGACCAACCCGACCGGCACCGTGCGGACGATCCTCGCCGACGGGCAGGTCGCGGGGCACGTGGCGAGCTTCGAGTACGCCGGCAGCACCGAGGTCACGTACTGGCTCGGCCGCGAACACTGGGGTCGCGGCATCGCGACCCGGGCGCTGCGGGAGTTGCTGACCGAGGTGACGGTCCGCCCGCTGCACGCCCGCACGGTGCAGGACAACGCCGCCTCACTGCGGGTGCTGGAGCGGTGCGGGTTCCGAAGGTGCGGAGAGGCCCGCGGCTTCGCCAACGGCCGCGGCGCGGAGGTGCCGGAGTTCGTCCTGGTGCTCGACGAGTAGGTCGCTCGTCGAGCCAGGGTCGGCCTCAGTCGGAAAGCAGCCGCTCGACGCGTTCGACCTTGCCGGTGAGCTCGCCGGTGTGGCCGGGACGGATGTCGGCCTTGAGGACCAGGCCGACCCGGGGCGAGGTCGCGGCCACGACGTCGACAGCGCGCTTGACCACCGCCATCACCTCGTCCCACTCCCCCTCGATGTTGGTGAACATCGCGTTGGTCTCGTTCGGCAGCCCGGACTCGCGGACGACCCGGACCGCCTCGGCGACCGCCTCGCTCACGCTGCCGTCGTCTGCTCCGCTGGCGGGACTGATGCTGAAGGCCACAATCATGGGTCCTACTTTTCCGTACGCGGAACCTGCCGGATCAACCCCTCCTGGACCACGGAGGCGACCAGCGAGCCGTCCGGGGTGAACAGCCGCCCGGTGGCCAGGCCGCGCGAGTCCGCCGCCGACGGGGAGACCTGGTCGTAGAGCAGCCACTCGTCGGCCCGGAAGGCGCGGTGGAACCAGATCGCGTGGTCCAGCGAAACCGTCTGCAGGTCGGGCGCGCCGATGTGGGTGTCGTGCGGCACCAGGGTCGCGCCGAGCAGGGTGAGGTCGCTGGCGTACGCGAGCACGCAACTGTGCAGCACCGGGTCGTCGGGCAGGGTGCCCGCGGCCCGTAGCCACACCCGGGCCCGGGCAGGGTGCTCCGGATCAGCGGGCACCCCGCCACGTGCGGAGTCTCCGGCGTACCGCACGTCCAGCGCGGCCCACTCCTCGGCCCACGCGGCACTGGGCCGGCCGGACACCTTCTCCAGCACTTCGCCCAGGGTCGGGCACCGCTCCGGGTCGGGCACGTCCGGCATCGCGTCCTGGTGCTCGTAGCCGGGCTCGGGAACGTGGAACGAGGCCGACATGTAGAAGATCGTCCGGCCGTGCTGGCGCGCCACCACCCGCCGGGTGCTGAACGACCGGCCGTCGCGGGTGCACTCGACGTCGTAGACGATCGGCACGCTGGTGTCGCCCGGGCGCAGGAAGTACGCGTGCAGGGAGTGCACGGCCCGGTCGCGCCCCATGGTGCGGCTGGCCGCCACCAGGGCCTGGCCCGCGACCTGGCCGCCGAACACCCGCTGGAGCCTGGTTTCGGGCTGCCGGCCGCGGAAGAGGTTGTCCTCGATCTTCTCGAGGTCGAGCAGGTCGCGGAGTTCGTCGAGAGATCGGGGCACGGCCACATCGTGCCAGTTGGCCGAGCCGTGTCCCCACCTCGGGCGGACGCCGCCTGTCCGTTGGTCGGACCGGTGGTGGGTGCGAGGGCCGCGGTGACCGCACGCGCCGCGGCCCGTGCCGGCGCTGGATGGGCTCAGCGAGGCTCGGAGTCGACGGCCGCCGTCAGCTGCCGGACGCGCTCGCGCAGGTCGGCGAAGTGGTCGCGCATGGCCCGGCGCGACTGCGCCGGGTCGCCCGACCGGAGCGCCTCCACCACCCGGCGGTGCCCCTGGACCACCCGCACCCGGTCGACCGGCGCCTGTTCCAGCTCCTCGGCCACCTGGTGGTAGATGTCCCAGAACACCGAGATCAGCTGGATGGCGAGCACGTTGGCCACCGGCGCGTACAACGCCTCATGGAAACGCCGGTCGGCGACGGCGAGATCACCCTCCGCCATCGCCTCGACCGCGCGGTCGAGGGACGCGAGCAGGGCCTCGTCGACCGTGCCGGCGACCTGTTCGATCAGGCCGAGCTCGAGCAGTTCGCGTACCTCCACCAGGTCGGCGAGGGCGCCGGGATCGTCGCGCACCCGCAGGCGGGTACGGAACAGCAGGCCCGGCGTCACCGCGGTCAGCGGCGCGCTTCCCACGAACGTGCCGTAGCCGTGCCGGATGTCCACGATGCCGAGCGTGTGCAACGCCCGCAGGGCTTCCCGCACGGAGTTGCGGCTCACGCCCAGCGTGTCGACCAGGGCCGGCTCGGCCGGGAGTGGCGAACCGGCCGGCAGGCCCTGCTCGAGAATCAGGTCGACGATGCGTTCCTCCAGGTGCCGGCCCCGCCGGGGCCGGCGAACGTGCGCGTCCCGCCGCCCGTCCTGGCCGTGCTCGCCGCCACGGCTGGGTCGATCGCTGGGCCGATCGCTGGGCCGGTCGTTGTCCGCCATGGAGTGCACGCCTTTCGGATCGGGACGAACCTCGGCTAGCGTAACGCTGGATCATCAGACATCCCATGTCCCATGTCTCAGGAGTGCCGTGCCCGCTCAGCCCGCCCAGCCCGAACAGTCGCCCCGCGCTGTCACCGGGGGCGTGATCCCGCCGGTGTGCACCCCGCTCACCCCGGACCGCGAACTCGACCTCGCGTCCCTCGAACGCCTCTGCGGCTTCCTGCTCGAGGCCGGCGTGGCCGGGCTCTTCGTGGGCGGGTCGACGGGCGAGACGGCCTACCTCACCGACGACCGCCGCGCCCGGGTGCTGTCCGCGGTCGTGGAGATCGTCGCCGGCCAGGTCCCGGTGGTCGCCGGCACCATCGACCTGACCACCGACCGGGTGCTCGCCCACGCCCGCACCGCGGCCCGGCTCGGCGCCGATGCCCTGGTCGCCACCGCGCCGTTCTACGCACCCACCCACCCGGCCGAGATCGCGGTCCACTTCCGGGCCGTCCGGGAGGCGGTGGACCTGCCCCTGCTGGCGTACGACATCCCGAGCGCGGTGCACACCAAGCTGCCCACCGACCTGGTGGCCGAACTCGCGGCGGACGGCGTACTCAGCGGGCTGAAGGACTCCAGCGGCGACGTCGACGGGTTCCGGGCCGCATGCGGTGCCACCGCGCGGGTGCCGGGATTCGCGGCGTTCACCGGCTCGGAGACCCACGCCGACCTCGCCCTGCTGGCCGGCGGTGCCGGGATCGTCCCCGGCCTCGGCAACGTCGACCCGCACGGGTACGTCCGGCTGTACGACGCCGCCCGCCGCGGCGACTGGGCCGCCGCCACCGCCGAGCAGGAACGCCTCCGCGCGCTGTTCGGGATGATCGGCGTCGGCGACCCGGCCCGGATGGGGCGCTACTCCGCAGCGATCGGCGCGTTCAAGGCGGCGCTGGTCCACCGCGGCGTGCTCGCCTCCGGCACCACGAGCCGGCCGATGATCGGGCTGGACGCCACCGAGAAGGCCGCCGTGCTCGGCCACCTCGAACGCGCCGGCCTGTGCTGACCGGGACGACCGCGGTGGAGGACACGGCGCAGGACGCGGTGGAGGGCGCGACGGTGTTCGAGGCCGGGACCGACGGCTACCACACGTACCGGATCCCGGCGCTCGTGCTCGCCGGCGACGGGACGCTGCTGGCGTTCGCCGAGGGCCGTCGGGACGGCACCGGCGACGCCGGCCGGATCGACCTCGTACTCCGCCGGTCGGCCGACGCTGGCCGCACGTGGGGCCCGCTCAGGGTGGTCGGCGCCGGCGACGATCTCACCGTCGGAAACCCCTGCCCGGTGGTGGATCCGGCCACCGGCGACGTCGTTCTGCTCAGCACCTGCGCGGCCGCGGACGCCAGCGAGGAACGCATCCTCGCCGGTCGCGTCGGCCCGCGGGAGGGCCGCCGGGTGCGCGTCCAGCGCAGTACCGACGCGGGCCGGACGTGGAGCGCGCCGGCCGACGTCACCGGGACGACGAAGCGCCCGGACTGGCGGTGGTACGCCACCGGCCCGGGACACGGGGTGGCGCTGCGGACGGGCGAGTTCGCCGGCCGGCTGGTCGTACCCGCCAACCACTCCGCGCCCGGCACCGGCTACGGCGGGCACCTGTTGCTCAGCGACGACGGCGGCCTCTCGTGGCGGATCGGGGCCGTCGACCCGGGTGGTTCTCTCGGCGCCTCGGGCACCGGGGAGATCAGGCCGAACGAGACGGCCGCCGCCGAGCTCCCCGACGGCAGGGTCTACGCCGCCACCCGCAACCAGGCCGCTGGGAGCCGCGGTGGCGGCGGTGGCGGTGGCGGTGGCGGTGGCGGCCCGGCGACCCGGGCGCACGCGTGGAGCTCGTCCGGTGGGGAGGAGTTCGACCGGCCGTACTCCCAGGTGACGGGGCTGGTCGCGCCGGTCGTGCAGTGCTCGGTGCTGG
This Actinopolymorpha sp. NPDC004070 DNA region includes the following protein-coding sequences:
- a CDS encoding GPP34 family phosphoprotein, translating into MLLAEDLLLLLLDDSTGRPVTDGTKLDHALAGAVLLELTLRGKVDVAGPGEDVRKGRLVVREETPTGEPILDQGLAILDAREGSKPANVLGKLARGLRERLLAGLADRGVLRQEKGRVLGIFPTTRWPAEDSSHENSLRATLSGVLVQGLTPDARIGALVSLLAAIDVVPKVVDAPDRRSVRRRAKEISEGAWAADAVKMAVAAVNAATMAAVTAATASTTATN
- a CDS encoding lamin tail domain-containing protein, which translates into the protein MSAFVAALSVAMTGVAVLSAPGPFVGSADAATVIRFGKIQYDSPGSDNRSNKSLNAEYVVVRNIGTTSVNLRGWTVRDAQRHVYTFGSFTLKRGAYIWNNTGDTATLRSGSAATQDTCRWTKAGSGAINC
- the mgrA gene encoding L-glyceraldehyde 3-phosphate reductase, with amino-acid sequence MGYNAADDRYDTMQYRRSGASGLHLPAVSLGLWHNFGDDVPLERQRGILRRAFDLGINHFDLANNYGPPAGSAELNFGKLFRQDFTPYRDELVISTKAGYLMWPGPYGEWGSRKYLLASLDQSLSRMGLDYVDIFYSHRFDPDTPLEETMGALDTAVRQGKALYAGISSYSPEDTRKAAAILADLGTPLLIHQPSYSMLNRWIEEALLDALEDAGAGCIAFSPLAQGMLTDKYLNGIPEGSRASQGKSLSPDQLSEKNLGHIRSLNAIAQRRGQSLAQMALAWALRDPRMTSVLVGASSIGQLEDNVAALNRLDFTEAELDEIDQHAVEAGINLWARSSRIETA
- the arfB gene encoding alternative ribosome rescue aminoacyl-tRNA hydrolase ArfB yields the protein MRVGPLDLDPGELTWRFSRASGPGGQGVNTTDSRASVSFDMAHSPALSEAARTRATARLGDRLVDGVLTVTASEHRSQLANRRAALARLGMVLEQALAPPPKARRRTRPSRGSVERRLSSKKRQSDVKRMRRRPDY
- a CDS encoding sigma-70 family RNA polymerase sigma factor, with the protein product MRRRHAEDLVEDRDLVGRYLDEISRTPLLDAAQEVELAKAIEAGQLAEQLLDGGRTGIPAQRSAGATLDELTWISDEGRRAKRHFLEANLRLVVSIARRYGRSGLPLLDLVQEGNTGLIRAIEKFDYTKGYKFSTYATWWIRQAITRGIAQQARVVRLPVHVVEDLNALGAARRALERELGRDPETAELAAQLGVGEHRVEELVSWGRDHVSLDVTVDDDGETSLGDLVARDVMPGPDETVVAAESSSRLAALIETLDDRSAEIVRLRYGLDDGRPWKLAEIADRFGLSRERVRQLERDALHRLRKIAEPDLVGPNAA
- a CDS encoding arginase family protein, coding for MGRICVLDAPSNLGLAMPSPGVVPGCYKLAGALRDNGLVARSRATDAGCVVPPRYDVTGWKPGDGVINAAAIADFTRRLADRLSVRLADGDFLVVLGGDCSILLGPALALRRHGRHGLVFVDGHSDFRHLGDGADYVGAAAGEDLALVTGRGQDDLADIDGLAPYVRDRDAVVLGIRDNDVHLTELADLGIPVRTALAIRAEGARRIASQTVRYLRELDGFWVHVDADVLDPLVMPAVDSPCPGGLEHSELAALLGPMLADPRCRGLDVTVFDPDLDPGGTLAERFTETMVEALAGRAQAQD
- a CDS encoding carbohydrate kinase family protein yields the protein MDTAEGRPGPDAATQPTGSNAGPNDPTTPWELGRVVGRGPAHDPMAALRRPDDPPFDVFLSGTVFLDIIFTGLAGPPTSGTEIYTDGMGCSPGGVANLAIALSRLGLRTSLAAAFGHDVYGAFCRRTLEQQEDVDLTASREFPHWHSPVTVSLAYQADRSLITHAHEPPLSADEMIATSGPPRSRACFVDLAPEMEDWARKAAAEGTRVFADTGWDPTERWSQELLERLRSCYAFMPNTPEAMAYTRTDTPEAALSKLGDLVPVAVVTRGSKGALAVDNETGEHADVPALPVEALDATGAGDVFAAGFVTSTLSGWPLLHRLRFANLCAALSVQHFGGSLSAPGWADIAGWWQVAKRVPGLGDVAKDYAFLDEVVPHDPVGAVRRASATIGFQTDGVEP